One genomic window of Camelina sativa cultivar DH55 chromosome 5, Cs, whole genome shotgun sequence includes the following:
- the LOC104787205 gene encoding mitogen-activated protein kinase 2: MATPVDPPNGIRNQGKHYFSMWQTLFEIDTKYVPIKPIGRGAYGVVCSSVNRESNERVAIKKIHNVFENRIDALRTLRELKLLRHLRHENVISLKDVMMANHKRSFKDVYLVYELMDTDLHQIIKSSQVLSNDHCQYFLFQLLRGLKYIHSANILHRDLKPGNLLVNANCDLKICDFGLARTSNTKGQFMTEYVVTRWYRAPELLLCCDNYGTSIDVWSVGCIFAELLGRKPIFPGTECLNQIKLIINILGSQREEDLEFIDNPKAKRYIESLPYSPGISFSRLYPNANVLAIDLLQKMLVLDPSKRISVTEALQHPYMAPLYDPSTNPPAQVPIDLDVDEDEDLGAEMIRELMWKEMIHYHPETAMMNHSELSEF; encoded by the exons ATGGCGACTCCGGTTGATCCACCAAATGGGATAAGGAACCAAGGGAAACATTACTTCTCAATGTGGCAAACACTTTTCGAGATCGATACCAAATACGTGCCCATCAAACCTATAGGCCGAGGCGCGTACGGTGTAGTCTGCTCTTCTGTTAACAGAGAGAGTAATGAGAGAGTAGCGATCAAGAAGATCCACAATGTGTTTGAGAATCGGATCGATGCGTTGAGAACACTTAGGGAGCTTAAGCTTCTACGTCATCTTCGACATGAGAATGTGATTTCTCTTAAAGATGTGATGATGGCTAATCATAAGAGAAGCTTTAAAGATGTGTATCTTGTTTATGAGCTCATGGATACTGATCTTCATCAGATTATCAAATCGTCTCAAGTGTTAAGTAATGACCATTGCCAATACTTCTTGTTCCAG TTGCTTCGAGGGCTCAAGTATATTCATTCAGCCAACATTCTCCATCGGGATCTAAAACCTGGTAACCTCCTTGTGAACGCAAACTGTGACTTAAAGATATGTGATTTTGGGCTAGCGAGGACGAGCAACACTAAAGGTCAGTTCATGACTGAGTATGTTGTGACTAGATGGTACCGAGCACCAGAGCTTCTCCTCTGTTGTGACAACTACGGAACTTCTATTGATGTCTGGTCAGTTGGTTGCATATTCGCCGAGCTTCTTGGGAGAAAACCTATATTCCCTGGAACAGAATGTCTAAACCAGATTAAACTCATCATTAACATTTTGGGGAGCCAGAGAGAGGAAGATCTCGAGTTTATAGATAACCCTAAAGCCAAAAGATACATAGAATCACTCCCTTACTCACCAGGGATATCATTCTCACGGCTTTACCCGAATGCGAACGTTCTAGCCATCGATCTGCTTCAGAAAATGCTCGTTCTTGACCCATCTAAAAGGATTAGTGTCACAGAAGCACTTCAACATCCTTACATGGCGCCTTTATATGACCCTAGTACAAATCCTCCTGCTCAAGTTCCTATTGATCTTGATGTAGATGAAGACGAGGATTTGGGAGCAGAGATGATTAGAGAGTTAATGTGGAAGGAAATGATTCATTATCATCCAGAAACTGCAATGATGAACCACAGTGAGCTCTCTGAGTTTTGA
- the LOC104787206 gene encoding E3 ubiquitin-protein ligase SPL1-like, with protein sequence MLHLAGFTCCLGGVALYLLSRSTGRVVDSINKVYHLKDLEKLVEEESKVLPLVIVSGSLGSETPIKCDHSDLLGVFVKKTAEQQVLSRNWRFSWVQDSTFMQPITKEVPWYLDDETGRVDVAVSQGEIGLALTVGSDVFEKSEPVSLVQRMLDYLKGLQILGVRRIEHIVPIGTPLTVVGEAVKDGMGNVRIQKPEQGPFYVSSIPLDQLFSKLGEWSRRFKYASIGLTVLGVILLTKPVIKYTLKRIEYIRERRRRQRQLSLDRVVNTAPTPRRAEPNSSGGTSRDGDTPDLCVVCLDRKYNTAFVQCGHMCCCITCASQLRICPLCRERIEQVLKIYRH encoded by the exons atgctacATTTGGCTGGGTTTACATGTTGCTTAGGCGGCGTCGCTCTTTATCTTCTCAGCCGGAGCACTGGCAG AGTTGTCGATTCAATCAATAAGGTTTACCACCTCAAGGATTTGG AAAAATTGGTAGAAGAAGAGAGCAAGGTGTTACCTTTGGTCATAGTATCAGGAAGTCTTGGCTCTGAGACACCTATTAAGTGTGACCACAGCGACCTACTCGGTGTTTTTGTCAAGAAAACG GCAGAACAACAGGTTTTGAGTCGTAATTGGAGGTTTTCATGGGTTCAAGATAGTACATTTATGCAGCCCATTACTAAGGAAGTCCCGTGGTATCTG GACGATGAGACAGGTCGTGTGGATGTAGCTGTATCTCAAGGTGAAATAGGCTTGGCGTTGACGGTTGGAAGTGATGTATTCGAAAAGTCAGAGCCGGTATCGCTTGTTCAAAGAATGTTGGATTATCTTAAAGGCCTTCAG ATACTTGGGGTAAGACGCATTGAGCATATTGTCCCAATTGGTACACCGCTTACAGTTGTTGGTGAG GCTGTTAAGGATGGCATGGGGAATGTCAGGATTCAAAAACCTGAGCAAGGACCTTTCTACGTCTCTTCTATACCGCTCGATCAGCTCTTCTCTAAATTGGGAGAATGGTCAAG GAGGTTCAAGTATGCCTCCATTGGTTTAACTGTTCTTGGTGTGATTCTTCTTACAAAGCCTGTGATTAAATATACTCTAAAGAGAATTGAATATATTCGAGAGAGAAGGCGGCGGCAGCGGCAGTTGTCACTGGATAG AGTTGTTAATACAGCTCCTACTCCTAGGAGAGCCGAACCT AATAGCTCAGGTGGAACAAGCAGAGATGGCGATACACCTGATCTTTGTGTGGTTTGCCTGGACCGGAAGTATAACACCGCTTTTGTTCA GTGTGGTCATATGTGCTGCTGCATAACATGCGCCTCGCAACTGAGGATATGTCCTCTTTGCCGGGAACGAATAGAACAAGTTCTGAAAATTTACCGCCATTGA